The Triplophysa dalaica isolate WHDGS20190420 chromosome 20, ASM1584641v1, whole genome shotgun sequence genome segment atgtaaatcctcCCATTCAGATTGAAATGTTCTGTGCTCATCAACATATTTGCGTTTCCCTGACTCCGCCATGATGATTCACAATTGCAGTACGAACTAGATGAGGCTAGCCGCTAGTAGCGTGTGACGTTTAGtacacaaataattatttctaaaataatttatattatttcaaaattaatttgtatacatttctgtttagtttagttcagttaaaaattatttaaaaaacaaaaaatgcgaTAAATAAGCAACTTGTGGATAGATGATTTTAGAGCCGCAAAGAGGCAGTCAAAGAGCCGCGGGTTTGCCACCCCTGATTTagtgattcatttatttgttcagttatgtgtttatttgttcactCAGTCagtgattcatttatttgtttattattcagTGATTTGTGATTATTAAGCGAATTGTTTATTTACTCTGATAAAATACAGACAATTTAATCAATttatctgttttcattttcattcatcttCAATCATTTTTCTGAATGtctttaaacttttattataatgaatgttttttcaaatTGATAGtctttgtttttgctttattgtcaattcttccacatgtacagtacatacatacagagaattgaaattgcgttactctcagacccttgGTGCATACAATTACTCAAGCTGATGTGGTGTTATAAGCTGtaatgtttttgcttttattgtgaCATCTGGCACGTTAACTGAAGGAGCACcactttgtgttttaaacagacGTCAGGGGGCGGAGCTGAATGTAAGGAAGGAGTGGAGGAAGGAGGCGGGGTCAGACATCGAGTGGCTCATGTTGAAATGAAACTGTCGGCGCTGGAGTCGGAGGAGGGATCACAGGTGCCGTTAAACAGTGACATCATCACCTCACATCCGCAGATGGCCCCCCGCAGGACACCAGCGCTTTACCTCACTCTCATTGGCCTGCTGATATTCAGCGCAGGTACATCATCACACACGCCGACGTCACATCACAGCAGTGCACAGAGCGTGATTGCTTTCATCCTCAGCGTTCCTGCTGGGATACGTGGCGTTTGGTGGAATGTGGCGCTCATGTCAGGAGGAGAGAGAGCTGATCCCTCTGAGCGACGCCGCCGGCTCAGAACACGTGCCCGAGGGAGGAGTGATGTACATGTCGGAGCTCAGACAGATGCTGAAGAAATACCTGAAGGAGGACAGAATGGAGAACACGCTCAGGTGAGAtcgtgacctttgacctgtgaTGAGTTCTCTGAGGTTCAGTTGAGGTTGACTGTGATGTGTTCAGGCGAGTGAGCAGGACGTCTCATCCTCCGGGTTCTTCTGAAGGAAACGCTATAGCCAGTGAGATCCTACAGAACCTTCAGAACCTCCGCATGGATCACACCTGGACGGACTCACACTACGCAACACTCCAGTTCCCCTCCAGGTGTGTATGCGCGCATCAGTTTAACTTGTGTGTTATTTCATCATCATGTGCATTCTGTTGTACAGTCAGATTCACCATTTTTTTAagctgcatgtgtttgtgtgtgcgtgcatgtgtgtgtttgtgcatacgtgggtgtgtgtgcgtggatgcatgtgtgtgcatgtgtgtgtttgtgtgtgcatggatgcatgtgtgtgcatgtgtgggcgtgtgtgtatgtatgtgtgtgcgtgcgtgtgtgtgtgtttgtgtgtacgtgtgtgtgcatacgtgggtgtgtgtgtgcatgtgtgtttgtgtgtgtttgcttgtgtgtttgtgtgtgtttgcttgtgtgtgtgtgtgtgtgtgtgtgtgtgtgtgtgtgtgtgtgtgtttgcttgtgtgcgtgcgtgcgtgtgtgtgcgtgcgtgcgtgcgtgtgtgtttttgtatgcgtgtgtttgtgtttttgtatgcgtgtgtttgtgtttttgtatgcgtgtgtttgtgtgtatgtgtgtgtgcatgcgtgtgtgtgtttgattgcatgtgtgtgtttgtgtgtacgcTTGTTCCTACTTGCgcttgtgtgtgcatgtgtgcttgtttgcgggcgtgtgtgtgttgtttgtttgtgtgcttgtgtttgtgtgtaggtcACAAAGGAACAGTCTCTGGTTGGTGGATTCTGAGGGGGTGGAGCTTGAGGAGATTCCTCTAGATGGTGATGGTTATTGTGCTTACAGCGCCACAGGAACAACCACGGTAACATAATCTCAGTTACTATGACAACGACAGATGCCATGCGATGTAGTTGATACTTCAGTAAACACGTGTTCGCAGGGAGGAGTTGTATATGTGAACTACGGTCGGCGTGAGGATTTTGATCAGCTGCGTTCAATCGGCGTGTCTCTCAACGGCTCTATCGCTATAGTGAGGGTGGGAGGGGGCTTGAGCTTCGCCGAAAAGGTGTGGCACGCCCAGGAGGCGGGGCATGTGGGTGTCCTCATCTACCCTGACCCTGCAGACGTACCCCAGGATCCACGGCGACTCGGTCTCCATAGCAACGCTGTCATCTCTGAACATGTACGTTGTGTGTCATGCATGTGTCATTTTCCATCGCTGTCTGGCGtcatgtttattgttgttgtgtgtcaCTACAGGTTCATCTGGGATCAGGTGACCCCTACACACCTGGATTTCCCTCCTTTAACCACACCCAGTTCCCATCCACCCAATCTTCTGGCCTGCCAATCATTCCAGCTCAGCCAATCAGTGCAAACGTTGCATCCAAACTGTTAAGGTCTGTTCCTCCTGATGAGACATGAATCTGTCCATCAAATGAGTGTGTAAAGCTCACCTCCAAATACATTTCACTCatgaaactctctctctcaccctttgatctctctcccccctctatctctctcactctctctctctctctctctctctctcactctttctcactctccctctgtctcactctctctcactctttctcttgctctctctgtttctctcttattctctctctctctctctctctctctctctctctcactctttctctctctctctcaccctttctagctctctcactctttctctctctctctttctctctatctgtctctctttctatctctctctctccctctctctctctttctcactctccctctgtctctctctctcactctttctcactctccctctgtctctctctctctctcactctttctcactctctctctgtctctctctctccctctctctccctttggtctctctctatctgtctctctttctatctctctctctctccctctctccctctctctccctttggtctctctctatctgtctctctttctatctctctctctctctctctctctgtttttctctcactctctctctgtctctctctctctctctcacagtcaGTTATCTGGTGTTGGTTGTCCGCGGGGTTGGCAGGGTCGTCTGCCGTACGTTCAGTGTGTGTTGGGTCCAGGTTTCACAGGCCCCGGCGAGCGCCGGGTGAAGATGGGCGtgtttaacaaaatgaaacctGTGCTGCTCAACAACATCTTCGCCTCCATCGAGGGCAAAGTGGAACCTGGTGAGACCCTGATGTCATGTTGTGTGTCCTGAGCGGTTGACGAGACGAGAGCTGTTCAATCACGTGTCATGTTTCTCTCAGATCATTACATCATCGTTGGCGCTCAGAGGGATTCATGGGGTCAGGGTGCTGTGAAGTCTGGAGTGGGAACTGCCATCCTGATGGAACTCGCAAGAACATTCAGCACCATGGTGGAGAacggtaacacacacacacatgaacacaaataaaaacacacatgaacacacacgtGCTGTGTGTTAACTGTAATGTGTCCTCAGGGTTTTTACCCAAACGCAGTCTGCTCTTTGTCAGCTGGGATGGAGGAGACTTTGGTAATGTTGGTGCCACCGAATGGCTGGAGGTCAGTACTGCACTCTAGAGATGCGCGGatgagctaaaatgtcacccgcatcctctgcttcaaataaattatccaacCGCCACCCCCCTGCACGTATagttttctctgatatagatatccgcacccgacccGGACCCGATCGTCATTtaaattactcagtaaattttctagcactgtctttgtctgtaaatacttaaatctaatattttgatttagcaaatacatgatgtaccatataagaggtaccagtcttatggctttcatatacatacagtgcctcacagtcgttgcatattacatacccagcacttgattcatccttgtgctaaaacgctcccacacggtacttttctttccttccttccttttgttttgtttttatttctccctttttaaatttcccTCGGATCTCttttgcctccatttctgctttaagaaatagaccgtcctctACCGCCACCACAcatgcatttcttttaaattactgcaaatcagcgcctgatgaaaaatgcatttaaaacacattcgtaTTTTTAGGGGAATGTTGTTAATAgtgtatatgatatcatccacccgTGACCCATCCGCaattaatctgaatgtattttttattagccgacccgcggatcatccgcagcgcccgcTTATTTAACTGCCATCCGCGTATTTAATATAGTAAACTGTACTGTAGACACATTtcttactacagtaaatattaaagtctACAACagtattttgtaatgtttactcagtgtttgtgtgtgtgtgtgttttcagggtTATCTTACCATGCTGCACCTGAAGGCTGTGGCGTATTTCAGTCTAGATCAAGCCATCCTgggtacaacacacacacacacacacacacacacaaaccttaaACAAAGCTTGTGTTTCAGAATaacctgtgtgtgttgtgtgtgtgtgttgtgtttaggtGATGATAATCTTTCTGTGTACTCGAGTCCTCTGTTAGCTGATCTCATCGAGGGAGCCATAAAACacgtttgtgttatttttattagtttgtgtctctgtgtgtctcaTTACATCAAGAGATGCTTCAGTCTGCTGCGGGTTCTGTTTCTGGAGGTTTTGTGCTTCTGTCATTTTTCAGGTGGAGCATCCCAAACACTCTGGTCAGTCGATTTTCTCTCTGGTCCAGCGACAGGGAGGCTGGAAGAACATGTAAGAACACTTCTTCACTTATGATCGGTTtctttttgtcatgtttttttattctcttgttgtttgtttgtagtGTTAAACCGTTGTATTTGAACAGTGGTGCGTACAGTTTTACAGCGTTTGGTGGAGTTCCTGCCATGCAGCTGCGTTTCAATGAGGTAAACATCATTGAACTCCAGTGCACAGagcatctgtgtgtttgtgtttctaaccgtgtgtgtttgttcaggaCACTCGTGTGTATCCGTTTGTCAACACTCAGTTGGACAGTGTGGGTCGCCTGCAGGAGTTGTTACAGGGTCGATTTTGTGCTGTGGGTCGAGCTGTCGCTGAACTCATCGGTCTGATGGTCCTCAAACTGTCACATGATCACATTCTCCCGCTCGACGTCACCTGTTACAGCAGTGCCGCACAACAACTCAGCTCCAAACTCAGTGTACACACAACTGAACTACAggtacatgcacacacacaactgaacTACAggtacatgtacacacacacacacacacacacacacatctgaactacaggtacacatacacacacacacacacacatctgaactACAggtacatgcacacacacacacacacacacacacacacacatctgaactACAggtacatgcacacacacacacacacacacacacacaaacacacacacacacacacacaaacacacgcacacacacacacacacacacatctgaactacaggtacacacacatcagaggtCCACATTGAGTCTACACAcaactcactctctctctgtatgtgtgtgtgtcagattaGGGGTTTGTCTCCTCAGTGGATATTCAGTGCGAGAGGAGATTACAGTCGAGCAGCTAGAAGTCTTCTGGACGCTATAAAGAACAGTGATGTTCAGGACGAGAGACTGGCCAGACTCTACAACACACGCATCATGAGGGTAAACACACGTGTGTCAGTCACGTTTCTCTATAAACACTGAAGGAAATGAAAGCTCACTCAATGTTGTGCACAGGTGGAATATTACTTTCTGTCTCAGTACATGTCTGTGGTGGAGACGCCGTTTCGTCACGTGTTTCACGGGCGCGGTGATCACACGCTGACCGCTCTCGCCGAGCATCTGTCCCTCCTGCGCTCTGACCCGCATCTCTTCGACGAGGTGCGTTTCCGACGGCAACTGGCTCTCTTCACCTGGACGATGCAGGGCGCTGCGAACGCTCTCAGCGGTGACGTGTGGAACGTAGACAATCCTCTCTAGAGCTCCAGACGGACACATGAACCTTGAATAACTGTAGAGGATTCACACACTGTCCTAACCAGATACTAAACATCAGGTGCTTCCCTTCATCTCTTGTGTCTGTCTGCAGCTCCGTTCACACCAGCAGTTCTGTGATCATGACCAGAGCTGAGCCAAAGAAATCTGTCAACAATGAGGCCATAACCTGTTTATTGATTCTGTTCAAAGTCTTAAAACATACAGGAGTATTCTTCTAGCTGTGCAGACTCGATTGAATGACTGAACGTAACACTTCACAGATGCTTTTCTCTTCTGGGGTCAAACattgaatcaaataaaacacagttatCTGAGATGCAGATTAAAATTCATTCACTTGATCACCTGACTGGTTAggaagtgtgtgtctgtgtgttggtGTATGCAGCACTGAATGTCTCTTTGTTGATTGATGAATGGTTAATTGATGATTATAATCAAGACGTGATTGTTTTTTATGACTAAGTGATACTGACTCTGTTAATGTGAGATGTAATTATCGGGGGCAGTGACTCTCATAATTATGACAGTCATACTGTCATCCAATCAGAAAGCAGTAGCTGCTATCAATCTACTCTATGATGTCATAGGCATCTCTTACACCTGTCCTAAAGTTCATGTTTAGAAATGACTTTCTGAATGTGATTTGTGCTTCATttcagataaataaatgaatctttTTTTCTCCAGCTCGACAgtaaaaacaatcatttcaaACACACGTGTGCGTGCAGGAGTTTGACTGACAGGACATTACACGAATGACTTTGAGATGTTGTGGTGAAATGTGGAAATGTCAAAACAACACATCATTGACTTGTGGAATTCTGAaggtttataaaaaacattccatttCAAAAGAATACTTTTGGAAATACATCAAATGTAACATATCTTTCTATCATGCTAgtatatttataacattttattggtGGTTACATCAGTTTTACATCAGTTTCAATATCAGGAATGTCTGGGACACGTCACTAAAGCACTAGAAAATAATCCGAATatactgaaaaactaaattataaacTCAGGTCATCAATAGTAACACTGGTCAAGATTTAAAATAGTCCGTGAACATGTATTTACATACTTGACACCTGTTTTTGTTATATGATCAGTAAAAGACAAACTTTGGTTagttaaaaattaaaatctgaagaaTAACTCTTATGAGGCGAGTGTGAATATGAGTTGACATTGATGATTCAGTTGTGATTAAAGGCTTGATGATCTGTCAGAGCCCCGCCCATCATGATGTCATATCCTGTGAGAGAGAGGTGTTCAGTGTTCTTCAGGTACAGAAATGTGAAAAGCTGTTACTGGTGCTTGTtcatctctgtttgttttttctggTTTTCTTTCCATCGCTGTTGTCCTCCTCTTCATCTCCTCCTTCACTCTCGCTGTTCTCCTCTTCACCTTCGTCATCCTCTGTGTTTTTACCCTCCGTCTCTTCTTCATCCTCACTCTCCCCGTCACCCTCCTCCCCCTCTTCACCTTCTTCATCTTCCTCTCCGTCTCCCCCTTCCTCCTCGTCCTCTTCATTTTTCCCCTCTCCTTTTTCATTTTCCTCTTCTTCTGTCACTTCCTCGTCTTCtccttcctcctcttcctctccatCTCCTCCTTCATCTTCTTCTGCCTTCTTCTCATGTTCATTGCTGTTTCCCTCGGAGTCGCTctgaaaatcacacaaaatgtGAAGCACACAGGATTGTTCGTAGCACTTTTTTACATTCCTGTTTCCCGTGTCCGGACTGTGTACTTATTACAGTAACTGGGTACTAACCCTGAACCTACACTAAACCTAAACTTATACCTTATGCTACCCATTTTATTCTTATGTTAGTACACTATATGTACACGTACTGTAAAACCGGATTGTCTGTATAAAATACACTCTTGTGAATCACATGATTTTGCTTTGAattgaataatgttttaaaggtgGATgcaaattgtgtgtgtttgacgtACCCCCTCGTCCTCTGAACTGTCTGATCGAGCTACACGTCTGCGCTGCATCTGGTCATTTCAACATTAATCAGAAAAACAGAATCAAAGATGATCATTCAAATAAAGACGTGCTgcaaacattacacacatttcAGGATGTACAGATTAAAATAAGATGTAGGTGTTTGTGAAGAAATCACACACAGGAAACGTTAATGTTTTGAAACAGACATAATTAAATCAGCTCTGTTATATCCCTCTTTTCGCTGTTGTGACGCGCTTTTGAGCGCCTGTATGATGTGCGCATGCGCGTATGGAGGTTTTCAAGAGGTGCCAATTGGTTTTTTAAGATTTCATCCTTATCGTCATAAAGTCACAATGCAACATGTAATAAAAGCattaatttgaacaaaatttCCAGTTAAAAAATACGTTGCATTATATTACGCTTAAATGTCaggttttgataaaaaatagatttatacTTACAGGCAGCGCGAGACTTAAAGTCAGGAGACATAAAACTAGCGCGAAAATCTTCATCTTTAATTCACTGCAATTAAACGTATAATATATATAAGACGTGTTGTCATATGAAACAATACTCTTTAAGGTAAATGAAGTCATTCTTACCTGACGGTGAgttactgaaataaaacaacgaGCAGCAGCAGATCCATTTAAACTCTCGTTACAGCGCGCGGAACCAATGAGCGCGCGCGCGGGGGCGCGGACGAGACGCTGCGTGTCTCACTAAAACCACAAGTTACTATAAAGATTtatttgtgcgtgtgtgagaaCACAGACACGGCTTGTGTTTTTGTGGATCCGCTGTAAATGACACTCGAGTGTTGTGGTAATGAAGTTTTGTCTAAGAGTTTTATATTAGACATTTTAATTTCCTCTGTAACACAATCACAGTGTTTTGTGAACAGATTTATTTGAGAATCAGACGTTCAGGAACAGTGAGGTCAGATGAAGGCGTCTCGAGTCAGATTCCagatgttacacacacacacatacacacgcgcacacactgCTGACGTCATGCAGAAGATTCAGTCGGGAAACTGTAAAAATATGCCATGATCCCGCAGCAT includes the following:
- the tfr2 gene encoding transferrin receptor protein 2 isoform X2, which translates into the protein MDSVTGLITGTSGGGAECKEGVEEGGGVRHRVAHVEMKLSALESEEGSQVPLNSDIITSHPQMAPRRTPALYLTLIGLLIFSAAFLLGYVAFGGMWRSCQEERELIPLSDAAGSEHVPEGGVMYMSELRQMLKKYLKEDRMENTLRRVSRTSHPPGSSEGNAIASEILQNLQNLRMDHTWTDSHYATLQFPSRSQRNSLWLVDSEGVELEEIPLDGDGYCAYSATGTTTGGVVYVNYGRREDFDQLRSIGVSLNGSIAIVRVGGGLSFAEKVWHAQEAGHVGVLIYPDPADVPQDPRRLGLHSNAVISEHVHLGSGDPYTPGFPSFNHTQFPSTQSSGLPIIPAQPISANVASKLLSQLSGVGCPRGWQGRLPYVQCVLGPGFTGPGERRVKMGVFNKMKPVLLNNIFASIEGKVEPDHYIIVGAQRDSWGQGAVKSGVGTAILMELARTFSTMVENGFLPKRSLLFVSWDGGDFGNVGATEWLEGYLTMLHLKAVAYFSLDQAILGDDNLSVYSSPLLADLIEGAIKHVEHPKHSGQSIFSLVQRQGGWKNIGAYSFTAFGGVPAMQLRFNEDTRVYPFVNTQLDSVGRLQELLQGRFCAVGRAVAELIGLMVLKLSHDHILPLDVTCYSSAAQQLSSKLSVHTTELQIRGLSPQWIFSARGDYSRAARSLLDAIKNSDVQDERLARLYNTRIMRVEYYFLSQYMSVVETPFRHVFHGRGDHTLTALAEHLSLLRSDPHLFDEVRFRRQLALFTWTMQGAANALSGDVWNVDNPL
- the tfr2 gene encoding transferrin receptor protein 2 isoform X1, with the translated sequence MDSVTGLITGTSGGGAECKEGVEEGGGVRHRVAHVEMKLSALESEEGSQVPLNSDIITSHPQMAPRRTPALYLTLIGLLIFSAAFLLGYVAFGGMWRSCQEERELIPLSDAAGSEHVPEGGVMYMSELRQMLKKYLKEDRMENTLRRVSRTSHPPGSSEGNAIASEILQNLQNLRMDHTWTDSHYATLQFPSRSQRNSLWLVDSEGVELEEIPLDGDGYCAYSATGTTTGGVVYVNYGRREDFDQLRSIGVSLNGSIAIVRVGGGLSFAEKVWHAQEAGHVGVLIYPDPADVPQDPRRLGLHSNAVISEHVHLGSGDPYTPGFPSFNHTQFPSTQSSGLPIIPAQPISANVASKLLSQLSGVGCPRGWQGRLPYVQCVLGPGFTGPGERRVKMGVFNKMKPVLLNNIFASIEGKVEPDHYIIVGAQRDSWGQGAVKSGVGTAILMELARTFSTMVENGFLPKRSLLFVSWDGGDFGNVGATEWLEGYLTMLHLKAVAYFSLDQAILGDDNLSVYSSPLLADLIEGAIKHVEHPKHSGQSIFSLVQRQGGWKNIVKPLYLNSGAYSFTAFGGVPAMQLRFNEDTRVYPFVNTQLDSVGRLQELLQGRFCAVGRAVAELIGLMVLKLSHDHILPLDVTCYSSAAQQLSSKLSVHTTELQIRGLSPQWIFSARGDYSRAARSLLDAIKNSDVQDERLARLYNTRIMRVEYYFLSQYMSVVETPFRHVFHGRGDHTLTALAEHLSLLRSDPHLFDEVRFRRQLALFTWTMQGAANALSGDVWNVDNPL